Proteins encoded within one genomic window of Malassezia restricta chromosome VII, complete sequence:
- a CDS encoding tubulin-specific chaperone E, whose translation MLVGTRLARHRHTGTLLYEGPLPPYPGTFYGIAWDSAEHGKHDGTAPDGTRYFACAPGHGTYLAATARIEWGVTFVEALREKYGDRSDLRTVSLVGPPPHGPSDPSCVYVAKAVPDGYDGALPRTITTLDLSRSLLSSWDEVARIVRAMPLTSLTLQHVRLRPAACVPCVFAHLEHLSLGDSGTDWAQMAVLARAMPRLASIELARNGITTLASVDADMPHVHTLQLEGNALGAWPDVLRGVRRLPRLQKLVLTGNPLERMPRASAPTLPALCDVHVDDTPLDWDDVQALETHLASPAWSLVYDRDDRIEAIGRLAKLTCLNHTPITPEERVDAERYYVQRPRPGDARYEALVRVHGPPAPASVASMHDKLLTISYVHAATPYEAAWDKATSLALLKTMPMRLVHRRLVQLCGASPSAAIWAVLRSDREPIVIPLDDMMRDLAWFGVASGDMLVVVD comes from the coding sequence ATGCTCGTAGGAACGCGACTCGCTCGCCACAGGCACACAGGCACGCTCCTGTACGAGGGCCCGCTGCCGCCGTACCCCGGCACGTTTTACGGCATTGCATGGGACAgtgccgagcatggcaAGCATGacggcacggcgccagATGGCACGCGGTACTTTGCGTGTGCGCCAGGGCACGGCACGTACCTGGCCGCGACCGCCCGCATCGAGTGGGGCGTCACGTTtgtcgaggcgctgcgtgagaaGTATGGCGATCGGTCGGATCTGCGCACGGTGAGTCTCGTAGGGCCGCCACCGCACGGCCCCTCCGATCCGTCCTGCGTGTATGTGGCCAAGGCCGTGCCGGATGGATACGACGGCGCCTTGCCACGCACCATCACCACGCTGGACCTATCGCGATCGCTCTTGTCGAGTTGGGACGAGgtcgcgcgcatcgtgcgtgcTATGCCGCTGACGAGCCTCACGCTCCAGCATGTGCGCCTGCGCCCCGCGGCGTGTGTGCCCTGTGTCTTTGCGCACCTGGAGCATCTGTCTCTTGGCGACTCGGGCACCGACTGGGCGCAGATGGCCgtgctcgcgcgcgcgatgccgcgcCTGGCGTCGATCGAGCTGGCAAGGAATGGGATCACGACGCTCGCGTCCGTCGACGCGGACATGCCGCATGTGCATACCCTCCAGCTCGAGGGCAACGCCCTCGGTGCATGGCCCGACGTGCTCCGCGGTGTGcgtcgcctgccgcgcctgcaAAAGCTGGTCCTCACGGGCAATCcgctggagcgcatgccgcgcgcgtccgCGCCGACGTTGCCGGCGCTCTGCGACGTCCACGTCGACGATACGCCGCTGGACTGGGACGacgtgcaggcgctcgagacgcacCTCGCGTCGCCTGCATGGTCGCTCGTGTACGACCGCGACGATCGCATCGAGGCGATAGGCCGTCTCGCGAAGCTGACGTGCCTGAACCACACGCCGATCACGCccgaggagcgcgtcgacgcgGAGCGATACTACGTCCAACGGCCGCGTCCCGGCGATGCGCGgtacgaggcgctcgtgcgtgtgcatgGCCCACCGGCACCGGCGTCGGTAGCGTCTATGCACGACAAGCTGCTGACGATTTCGTATGTACATGCCGCTACGCCGTACGAGGCTGCGTGGGACAAGGccacgtcgctcgcgctgctcaagacgatgccgatgcgcctcgtgcatcggcgcctcgtgcaACTGTGCGGTGCGTCGCCGTCCGCGGCGATCTGGGCCGTCCTGCGGTCTGATCGCGAGCCGATCGTGATACCCCTGGATGATATGatgcgcgacttggcgtGGTTCGGCGTGGCGTCAggcgacatgctcgtcgtcgtcgactAG